Proteins encoded together in one Portunus trituberculatus isolate SZX2019 chromosome 39, ASM1759143v1, whole genome shotgun sequence window:
- the LOC123515665 gene encoding LOW QUALITY PROTEIN: uncharacterized protein LOC123515665 (The sequence of the model RefSeq protein was modified relative to this genomic sequence to represent the inferred CDS: deleted 1 base in 1 codon) encodes MASTLDTQEFWREFIQVYRDFPALWKVKSDEYKNRSLKSECYVKLIDKIREIDPNATRATVTKKINSLCSNYRRELKKVMNSVKSGAGSDDVYKPSLWYFDELAFLRDQELQQGVSSLELGKKMVMRGINRSYFLADEVALREHVGACVLLTSSTPNPEPSTSATESQEVYSHTSKRKKKCDMESKRYEALSLACAHLQQSNDSIDTLARSWAQEFWNVTAEQQIYARKTINDILFEARLGTLHRHSVKINENSDVHTRSSTPFCDLSSESNSNTSGLSTTQGNIVTNADVEGVRVYRTVADLLSDPHYSL; translated from the exons ATGGCGAGCACACTGGACACTCAGGAATTTTGGAGGGAGTTCATCCAAGTATACAGAGATTTTCCTGCTTTGTGGAAAGTAAAAAGTGACGAGTACAAGAACAGAAGCTTAAAAAGTGAATGCTACGTGAAATTAATTGACAAAATCAGAGAAATTGACCCAAATGCCACTCGTGCCACAGtaaccaagaaaataaatagtttaTGTTCCAACTATCGTCGAGAACTGAAGAAGGTGATGAACAGTGTGAAGTCCGGTGCTGGGTCAGATGATGTTTACAAACCTTCACTGTGGTACTTCGATGAGCTCGCATTCCTTCGCGACCAAGAATTGCAGCAAGGAGTGTCAAGTCTGGA GTTGGGGAAGAAGATGGTAATGAGGGGGATCAATAGATCATACT TCTTAGCAGACGAAGTAGCATTACGAGAACATGTTGGTGCCTGCGTCCTACTCACATCGTCTACACCAAATCCG GAGCCGTCCACATCTGCCACAGAGTCACAGGAAGTATATTCTCATACctcaaagaggaaaaagaaatgtgataTGGAAAGTAAACGTTACGAAGCACTTTCCCTTGCTTGTGCACACCTTCAACAGAGTAACGACTCCATTGATACACTAGCAAGGAGCTGGGCTCAAGAATTCTGGAATGTGACTGCAGAACAGCAAATATATGCAAGGAAGACTATTAATGATATTCTCTTTGAGGCTCGTTTAGGCACATTGCACAGACATAgcgtgaaaattaatgaaaattctGATGTTCACACTAGATCTTCCACGCCTTTTTGTGATCTTTCATCCGAGAGCAATTCAAATACCAGTGGACTTAGCACTACTCAGGGGAATATTGTCACTAATGCAGATGTGGAAGGAGTGCGTGTTTACAGAACGGTGGCAGACCTTCTTAGTGATCCCCATTACAGCTTATAA